In a single window of the Pleurodeles waltl isolate 20211129_DDA chromosome 4_2, aPleWal1.hap1.20221129, whole genome shotgun sequence genome:
- the LOC138292473 gene encoding LOW QUALITY PROTEIN: keratin, type II cytoskeletal 8-like (The sequence of the model RefSeq protein was modified relative to this genomic sequence to represent the inferred CDS: inserted 1 base in 1 codon; substituted 1 base at 1 genomic stop codon), with protein MSVRSSRVYKTSSVGIRPTGNFSSFSYSSGGPSITRASTSGFTLGSSYGGGKYSQGYLSGYGSGNIGGGIMAVSVNQSLLAPLNLKIDPNIQQVQTQEKEQSKTLNNKFVTFIDNVRFLEQQNKMLETKWNLLQNQKTTPSNMDIMFEAYINNLRRQLDNLGQEKXQLESELGNMQGMVEDFKNKYEDEINKRTEMENEFVLIKKDVDEAYMNKVQLESRLEGLTDEINFLRQLYTEELNELQCXISDTSVVLSMDNNRKLDLDSIIAEVKAQYEEIANKSRADAESMYQIKYQELQSSAGRYGDDLRNTKNEIAEMNRVINRLQSEIDALKNQRANLEAAITEAEERGELAVKDARSKLGELEAALNKAKQDMARQLREYQELMNVKLALDIEIATYRKLLEGEENRLESGMQNMSIQTKTSEYSVSGGYGGGGYGSSGYGGSGFGAGYGNAFSSGAYVVNAAPLESSRTKRTVLVKTVETKDGKVTSESSDFFTKP; from the exons ATGTCCGTCCGCAGCTCCCGAGTGTACAAGACCAGTTCTGTGGGCATCCGGCCCACGGGCAACTTCAGCAGCTTCTCGTACAGCTCTGGGGGCCCGTCCATCACCCGGGCCAGCACCTCTGGGTTCACCCTGGGCTCCAGCTATGGGGGCGGCAAGTACAGCCAAGGCTACCTGTCGGGCTACGGCTCGGGCAACATCGGAGGGGGCATCATGGCCGTCAGCGTCAACCAGAGTCTGCTGGCCCCCCTGAACCTCAAGATCGACCCCAACATCCAGCAGGTGCagacccaggagaaggagcagagcaAGACCCTCAACAACAAGTTCGTGACCTTCATCGACAATGTGAGGTTCTTGGAACAGCAGAACAAGATGCTGGAGACAAAGTggaacctcctccagaaccaaaaGACAACCCCCAGCAACATGGACATCATGTTCGAGGCTTACATCAACAACCTGCGGCGGCAGCTTGATAACCTGGGCCAAGAGA CTCAACTGGagtctgagctggggaacatgcaaGGCATGGTGGAGGACTTCAAGAACAAGTATGAAGATGAAATTAACAAACGGACAGAGATGGAGAATGAATTTGTTCTAATCAAGAAGGATGTGGATGAGGCGTACATGAACAAGGTGCAGCTGGAATCCCGACTTGAAGGCCTGACAGATGAAATCAACTTCTTGCGACAGCTCTACACAGAGGAGCTGAATGAACTCCAGTGCTAGATCTCCGACACCTCTGTGGTCCTCTCCATGGACAACAACCGCAAGCTTGACTTGGACAGCATCATCGCCGAGGTCAAGGCGCAGTATGAGGAGATTGCCAATAAGAGCCGGGCTGACGCTGAAAGCATGTACCAAATTAAGTATCAGGAGCTGCAGAGCTCTGCTGGCAGGTATGGAGATGACCTACGCAACACCAAGAATGAGATCGCAGAAATGAACCGCGTAATCAACCGGCTGCAGTCTGAAATTGATGCCCTTAAAAATCAGCGTGCCAATCTGGAGGCCGCCATCACTGAGGCTGAGGAACGTGGAGAACTTGCtgtcaaagatgccaggtctaaactGGGCGAGCTGGAGGCAGCCCTGAATAAGGCCAAGCAGGACATGGCTCGCCAGCTGCGCGAGTACCAGGAGCTGATGAACGTTAAGCTTGCCTTGGACATTGAGATCGCCACCTACAGGAAGCTGCTGGAAGGAGAGGAGAACAGGTTGGAATCAGGTATGCAGAACATGAGCATTCAGACGAAGACTTCAGAATATTCAGTGAGCGGCGGGTACGGCGGCGGTGGTTACGGCAGCAGTGGATATGGCGGCAGTGGCTTTGGAGCGGGTTATGGCAATGCATTCTCGAGTGGAGCCTACGTTGTGAATGCTGCCCCACTGGAGAGCTCCAGGACAAAGCGCACTGTACTGGTCAAGACGGTGGAGACCAAAGATGGGAAGGTCACGTCTGAGTCATCCGATTTCTTCACCAAGCCTTGA